The following are from one region of the Syngnathus acus chromosome 10, fSynAcu1.2, whole genome shotgun sequence genome:
- the LOC119129134 gene encoding E3 ubiquitin-protein ligase XIAP encodes MSDLREDGVLESDSMVDYSQMSDRLHSFNGSTLAEQVPPERLARAGFYYTGPADRVRCFSCRMNVENWCQGDIPVERHKEVSPLCKFLSCTHRTNFQHSTQLTGSRYNEVDEDMEYRLRTGEVVDESTYPMVPHMRREEARRQTFSTWPATAPVTPSDLAQAGLYYLGQGDQVQCFCCGGMLGGWEAGDAAWGEHGKHFPTCFFILGHDVGNVPSEGGTGLENPRSAPQGNTYILMGSFQERLRSFAGIQHPIDHVRLARAGFYSTGERDMVMCFHCGGGLKGWEPDEDPWEEHAKSYPGCSFLLAEKGQEFINTIQLQGPQQNKNTSSHQNGFTAYHKDDDPLETLRKLQREKQCKVCMDRDTCVVFIPCGHLATCEECSETLIRCPICCGAITQKVKTYIA; translated from the exons ATGTCAGACCTCAGAGAAGATGGTGTACTCGAGAGCGATTCCATGGTCGACTACTCCCAAATGAGCGACCGTCTCCATTCATTCAACGGCTCCACTCTGGCAGAGCAGGTGCCCCCAGAGCGACTGGCCCGGGCTGGATTCTACTACACTGGTCCTGCCGATCGGGTTCGCTGTTTCAGCTGTAGGATGAATGTGGAAAACTGGTGCCAGGGAGACATACCTGTAGAGAGGCATAAGGAG GTTTCCCCATTGTGCAAGTTCCTCAGCTGCACCCATCGCACCAATTTCCAGCACAGTACACAGCTAACGGGCTCCAGATACAATGAAGTTGACGAAGACATGGAATATCGTTTGAGAACAGGGGAGGTGGTCGATGAGTCCACCTACCCAATGGTCCCTCATATGAGGAGGGAAGAGGCCAGACGTCAGACTTTTTCCACCTGGCCAGCCACTGCTCCTGTGACACCCAGCGATCTGGCGCAAGCTGGCCTTTACTACCTGGGCCAAGGTGACCAGGTTCAGTGTTTTTGCTGCGGCGGCATGCTTGGTGGCTGGGAAGCAGGAGACGCGGCCTGGGGTGAACACGGCAAACATTTTCCCACCTGCTTCTTCATCCTCGGCCATGACGTGGGAAACGTCCCATCCGAGGGGGGCACGGGACTGGAGAATCCTCGCAGTGCACCTCAAGGCAACACTTATATCCTTATGGGGAGTTTCCAAGAGAGGCTGCGCAGCTTTGCAGGGATTCAGCACCCAATAGATCATGTTCGACTAGCAAGGGCTGGCTTCTACAGCACAG GGGAAAGAGACATGGTGATGTGTTTTCATTGTGGTGGAGGATTAAAAGGCTGGGAGCCTGATGAAGACCCGTGGGAAGAGCATGCCAAAAGTTATCCTGG ATGCAGCTTCTTGTTAGCAGAGAAAGGACAAGAATTTATCAACACCATCCAGCTGCAAGGtcctcaacaaaacaaaaat acCTCAAGTCATCAGAATGGATTTACAGCATACCACAAAG atGATGACCCATTGGAAACATTACGGAAACTGCAGAGGGAAAAACAGTGCAAAGTGTGTATGGATCGAGATACTTGTGTCGTTTTCATTCCGTGCGGTCATCTGGCCACCTGTGAGGAATGTTCAGAGACGCTTATTAGGTGTCCAATTTGTTGCGGGGCCATTACGCAGAAGGTAAAAACTTACATCGCTTAA